The proteins below are encoded in one region of Marinobacter sp. F4206:
- a CDS encoding NAD(P)/FAD-dependent oxidoreductase has product MAATSSASEFDVIVIGSGMGGMTTAAALSRLDHKVLLLEQAQTIGGLTHTFSRDGFTWDVGLHYCGTFGHDQLAGRIVDWLSGGTIEFRSVGTVYDTLHFPDGFEISVGRPAEAYKMELKDRFPDNAAEIDAYFEALLSAEEAGHMVGVERAMPEPFRSAHHWWNKRKIQRWCGRTTGEVIAELISNPKLATVLSAQWGTYGGKPKEASFAIHATIMGHYLEGAGYPVGGAAAIARGLVPVIDAAGGAARAGTPVDGIVLDDGRAVGVRTKSGEEFHAPFIVSAIGAGETVKRLLPEDIRQQHWAREIATFKPSICHFDLFLGFEGDIAQHGATRSNHWFYESWDTNDAIWAAADGEPIPMMFVSFSSLKDPAHDPGPTNKHTGDMLLWADWSSVAEFADGGAEERADEWASFKQSIESRMLEFFKTKFPDLAPLIVYHELGTPLATASFTGHEKGGFYGVETTPRRMLSDALNARTPVPGLFLAGQDVMCPGIAGALSGGMFGAGAIDPHVFRKLR; this is encoded by the coding sequence ATGGCAGCTACATCTTCAGCAAGCGAGTTCGACGTCATTGTCATTGGGTCCGGTATGGGCGGCATGACGACGGCCGCGGCACTTTCCCGGTTGGATCATAAAGTCCTGCTACTCGAGCAAGCCCAGACGATTGGCGGGCTCACCCACACGTTTTCTCGCGATGGTTTCACCTGGGATGTCGGCCTTCATTACTGCGGCACGTTCGGGCATGACCAGCTTGCGGGCCGCATCGTGGACTGGCTCAGCGGTGGCACCATCGAGTTCCGCTCGGTTGGCACCGTCTATGACACGCTGCACTTCCCGGATGGCTTCGAAATTTCCGTGGGGCGCCCGGCTGAAGCCTACAAGATGGAGCTGAAAGACCGTTTCCCCGATAACGCTGCCGAAATAGACGCCTACTTCGAGGCGTTGCTGTCGGCTGAGGAAGCCGGGCACATGGTGGGTGTCGAGCGAGCAATGCCGGAGCCGTTCCGTTCCGCCCATCACTGGTGGAACAAGCGGAAGATTCAGCGCTGGTGCGGGCGTACAACGGGTGAGGTCATCGCGGAACTGATCAGCAATCCGAAGCTTGCCACTGTGCTGTCGGCGCAGTGGGGCACCTACGGCGGCAAACCGAAAGAAGCGAGTTTCGCCATTCACGCCACGATCATGGGGCACTATCTTGAAGGCGCTGGCTATCCCGTCGGGGGGGCCGCCGCCATCGCCAGGGGACTTGTCCCGGTGATTGACGCGGCCGGCGGCGCCGCCAGGGCTGGAACACCGGTTGATGGGATCGTGCTGGATGATGGCAGAGCCGTCGGTGTGCGCACCAAGTCCGGGGAAGAATTCCACGCGCCCTTCATCGTCTCGGCGATTGGCGCCGGTGAAACCGTGAAGCGCCTGCTCCCGGAGGACATTCGCCAACAGCACTGGGCTCGCGAAATCGCCACTTTCAAGCCGTCGATCTGCCACTTCGATCTCTTTCTCGGCTTCGAGGGAGACATCGCCCAACACGGCGCGACCCGCTCGAACCATTGGTTTTACGAAAGCTGGGACACCAATGATGCGATCTGGGCCGCGGCAGACGGCGAGCCAATTCCGATGATGTTTGTGTCGTTTTCGTCTCTGAAGGATCCCGCGCACGATCCGGGTCCGACGAACAAGCACACGGGGGATATGCTGCTTTGGGCCGACTGGTCGTCGGTGGCTGAATTCGCGGATGGCGGTGCGGAGGAACGTGCCGATGAGTGGGCATCGTTCAAGCAGAGTATCGAATCCAGGATGCTGGAGTTCTTCAAGACGAAGTTCCCGGATCTGGCACCGCTGATCGTCTACCATGAACTGGGCACACCACTGGCCACTGCATCATTTACCGGCCACGAAAAGGGCGGGTTCTATGGCGTGGAAACGACCCCGCGCCGCATGTTGTCAGACGCACTCAACGCCCGCACGCCTGTTCCCGGTCTGTTCCTGGCAGGTCAGGATGTAATGTGCCCGGGCATCGCTGGTGCTCTCTCGGGCGGCATGTTTGGCGCTGGGGCGATTGATCCGCATGTTTTCCGGAAGCTCAGATAG
- a CDS encoding M23 family metallopeptidase has protein sequence MSGILPIAFAAYPILLSGVGFAWLLTFPFRSWANWFVRLLACGNIIVFAFMTGPWAFTSYYLRYVVLWLFAVAAVFSYFRARRNSQHFSAGDNRLPMPSILVLLPFLVLNALAIGSNYPAGKTAELAFPLRSGTYYVLQGGNSRITNPFHALSNSKLAVDIVKLNSLGNRAHGIGPRGLGAYEIFGEKLYSPCRGVVFKVRADLPDNPPGHPDTGQPEGNYVVLKCAEADVFMAHLKRGSIKVAEGEVVALGQQLAEIGNSGNTSEPHLHIDAKKDGVEQAIRFNGQSLSINSVVIRK, from the coding sequence ATGAGTGGAATTCTTCCCATAGCGTTCGCGGCCTATCCAATCCTTCTTTCGGGAGTGGGTTTCGCCTGGCTCCTCACTTTTCCCTTTCGAAGCTGGGCGAATTGGTTTGTCCGGTTATTGGCTTGTGGAAATATCATCGTCTTCGCGTTTATGACCGGCCCTTGGGCTTTCACAAGTTATTACTTGCGGTATGTTGTGCTCTGGTTATTTGCCGTTGCTGCGGTGTTCTCCTACTTCCGAGCGAGGCGTAATAGCCAGCATTTTTCAGCGGGGGATAACCGACTCCCAATGCCGTCTATCTTGGTTCTTCTTCCGTTTTTGGTGCTGAATGCCTTGGCCATCGGGTCAAATTATCCCGCAGGGAAAACGGCTGAGTTGGCCTTCCCGCTTAGATCAGGAACCTATTACGTGCTTCAAGGCGGGAACAGCCGCATCACAAACCCTTTCCACGCGTTGAGCAACAGCAAGCTTGCGGTGGACATCGTCAAGTTAAACTCACTGGGAAATCGGGCACATGGCATAGGCCCGAGAGGGCTTGGCGCCTACGAAATTTTTGGCGAGAAGCTTTACAGCCCGTGTCGAGGAGTTGTTTTCAAGGTTCGCGCGGATCTACCGGACAATCCTCCAGGACACCCCGATACAGGGCAACCGGAAGGCAACTATGTGGTGCTGAAGTGCGCCGAGGCTGATGTCTTCATGGCCCACTTAAAGCGAGGAAGTATCAAAGTGGCAGAGGGTGAGGTCGTGGCTTTAGGGCAACAGTTGGCTGAGATCGGTAATTCGGGAAATACATCTGAGCCGCATCTCCATATCGATGCAAAAAAGGATGGTGTGGAGCAGGCGATCAGGTTTAACGGGCAGTCGTTGTCGATCAACAGTGTAGTAATAAGAAAATGA
- a CDS encoding HigA family addiction module antitoxin, producing the protein MRNIEAVTPGELLKEEFLEPMGISQYRLAKEIGVPAQRIGQIIAGKRAITADTDLRLCRFFGLSNGYWLRAQAAYDIEIAEDALEDQLKNIRPWDAVSEIGHRA; encoded by the coding sequence ATGCGCAACATTGAAGCTGTAACGCCAGGCGAGTTACTGAAGGAAGAGTTCCTTGAGCCGATGGGTATTTCTCAATACCGCTTGGCTAAAGAGATTGGGGTGCCTGCTCAGAGGATCGGCCAGATTATTGCCGGAAAGCGTGCGATTACCGCAGATACGGACCTGCGACTCTGTCGTTTCTTTGGTTTGTCCAATGGCTACTGGTTGCGAGCTCAGGCAGCCTATGACATTGAGATTGCGGAAGATGCCCTAGAGGATCAACTGAAGAATATTCGTCCGTGGGATGCTGTATCCGAAATCGGGCACAGGGCATAA
- a CDS encoding ribonucleotide-diphosphate reductase subunit beta yields MLDWDDEPKTASTPADRAGGNPNPGAPAPVNADDKRVINGETDINQLAPFKYPWAWEYFMNANKNHWTPLDVNLAQDVHDYHHRLTAPEKHVYENVLAYLTTSDILAMRNIGLAVMEKMSAPELQIYQARQVYEEAMHTWAYQHCIETLNLDQSEIYNRYRVVPAINGKIQIANRRLDAAMRPDLNLRNRDDLQEFIMSYLFFAAVFEGTWFYNGFSPIFALQRRGLMRGTGEQLQYILRDEAMHFSFGLKVVNQIVEEENIRFDPQAVRAMWDESEAAETEYANYILRDPILGYSAEYHSEQFRFVANRRARTVGLDEPFPGARNVSPWLDEQATLRKEKNFFETRVIEYQTGAQLEW; encoded by the coding sequence ATGCTCGACTGGGACGACGAACCCAAAACCGCAAGCACGCCGGCCGATCGCGCCGGCGGCAACCCCAACCCCGGCGCTCCCGCGCCGGTCAACGCGGACGACAAACGCGTGATCAACGGCGAGACGGACATCAACCAGCTCGCCCCGTTCAAGTACCCCTGGGCCTGGGAGTACTTCATGAACGCCAACAAGAACCACTGGACCCCGCTGGACGTGAACCTGGCCCAGGACGTCCACGACTACCACCACCGGCTCACCGCCCCGGAAAAGCACGTGTACGAGAACGTGCTGGCCTACCTGACCACCTCCGACATCCTGGCCATGCGCAACATCGGCCTGGCGGTGATGGAGAAGATGAGCGCGCCGGAACTGCAGATCTACCAGGCCCGGCAGGTGTACGAAGAGGCCATGCACACCTGGGCCTACCAGCACTGCATCGAAACCCTGAACCTGGACCAGAGTGAGATCTATAACCGCTACCGGGTGGTGCCGGCCATCAACGGCAAGATCCAGATCGCCAACCGAAGGCTGGACGCCGCCATGCGCCCGGACCTGAACCTGCGCAACCGCGACGACCTGCAGGAATTCATCATGTCCTACCTGTTCTTCGCAGCGGTGTTCGAAGGCACCTGGTTCTACAACGGCTTCAGCCCCATCTTCGCCCTGCAGCGCCGCGGCCTCATGCGCGGCACCGGCGAACAGCTGCAGTACATCCTGCGGGACGAAGCCATGCACTTCTCCTTCGGGCTGAAGGTGGTGAACCAGATCGTGGAGGAGGAGAACATCCGCTTCGACCCGCAAGCCGTGCGCGCCATGTGGGACGAATCCGAAGCGGCCGAAACGGAATACGCCAACTACATCCTGCGCGACCCGATCCTGGGTTACTCCGCCGAGTATCACAGTGAACAGTTCCGTTTCGTCGCCAACCGCCGGGCTCGTACAGTCGGCCTGGACGAACCCTTCCCCGGCGCGAGGAACGTCTCGCCCTGGCTGGATGAGCAGGCGACCCTGAGGAAGGAAAAGAACTTCTTCGAGACGCGGGTGATCGAGTACCAGACCGGGGCTCAGTTGGAGTGGTAG